In Saprospiraceae bacterium, the sequence ATTCTAAATTGATAGCTTTCGAAATCAATGAAGTATTTCTTGAAACGCTCAAGGGGATCAAGGATGACCGGTTAATCGTTATCAGCCAGGATGCCAGCCAAATCCAATCTGTACTCAAGGATCTCGGATATATGGAGCTAGATCATGTCGTGTCAGCTATCCCATTTGTAATCTTACCTCAGCAGGCTGCTATGCAGATCATTCAAACCTGCTATGATGTAATGGTGCTAGAGGGAAAATTTATTCAAGTACATTATTCTTTATTAGCCAAGAAATTGTATGAAAGAATCTTTGGGGCTGTCGAAATAAAATTTGTTCCTTTCAATATACCGCCGGCCTTCCTTTTGATTATGCGAAAATCGTTGGTCAACTTATCTTCAACAACGGTGGCATAGAAGAATGAGCCTTTTCGTCCTGGGTCATATAGACCAGGTAAAAGCCGCCGCCACCTTTTCCGCACAGCTTGGTATAATATGTATTTTCAGCCAGGCCTTTGTGCCAAAATTCAAGTACTGAGTCTACTATCAAGGGTTTGAAAAAATCCAATTGTAGTTGTGAAATTTGTTTCATTGTTACGGTCCCGGTCACTTGATCGTTACGGATTAGGCAATCGATTAATTTTTTATTCAACGAATTTAAGATGGGAATGATCTCCAGAAATGATGGTATTTGCTTCTGTGCAAAATACCAATCAATGGGAGAAATCGATTCCCGGGGAATCATAGAATCCAACAAATAAAATTTATTTAAAAAAGGGTTGCCTTTCCATTGATCTTCGGATAAGATTTTTATCATCCCCTGATCGACCAAAATAGCCTGGCCAGAATAAGAAATCAATGGGTCAAAACCTGAACTGGTGCCATGAAAATAATGTTCAATATCGGCTAGCCTCTTTTGAATCATGTCTAAATCATCTATTTTTTGGGTGTGATATTTTTTCAATACACCCGCACTCAGTGCACCCGAGCTACCCATACCATAACCTTCAGGAATAGATGAATTGAAGCTCAAACCATGGTCTACATCATGCAAAAATCTTTGTGAGTCCAAATATTCCAGCTTACTCAGTACTCGGGCAAATGGAATGAGTCTATGATCAATCTGTCCCGGTTTATAATCCCAGAAACCATACAGACTTTGGCTCGGAAAAGCCAAAGCTATACCCCCATCTATCACCGTAAACTCACCCGTAAGTAATATTTTGGCCGGAAATCGATCAGACTCAGCAGTCATACTTTTTTATTCCTAAAATTTTGAGAATACTATTGTTTTCCTTGCCTGGCTATGCGGTATAGTGTGACTGCCATAACAATAAAACAGAGGGTGCCTAATATATTATATCCTCCGTCACCCAGCCATTCATTTAACCTGGGTCCGATGCTG encodes:
- a CDS encoding methyltransferase gives rise to the protein MNKADRHKKGSFLTQGLKNLKTVGTFTRSSSYLCKEIVRQIKWTDGQIILELGAGDGVITKFLLDKMGPHSKLIAFEINEVFLETLKGIKDDRLIVISQDASQIQSVLKDLGYMELDHVVSAIPFVILPQQAAMQIIQTCYDVMVLEGKFIQVHYSLLAKKLYERIFGAVEIKFVPFNIPPAFLLIMRKSLVNLSSTTVA